tgtgtgtgtataaacaGGTCACTAAACTACATATGCGGATGTACACTCATTGAGCtcttttaggttttttgtggagttgtttgtttgtttgtttttgtttggttggttgtttttttcctaattttcctCAGCCTGAATCACAAATTCTGCTCCCAGTCACCCCTGGAAACCAAAATGATAAATCTGGAGCTTGACTACAGGGGTGGAAGCTTCCCCTGTGCTGCACtcaagaagaaacagaacacaGAAGCTACCTGGGAAATCTGGCCAGGTGCTCGGACAACCAGGCAAAATGGCACAGAGTGATACCACAATTTCACATGGTCACTTAAGTATTCAGAACTTTCCTTTGCCATACAGGAGACtagtttcagttttcttctctctcagaGAAAGCTACTGctgtttttctcccccttcACAAATGAATACTCCAAGGTTGTAGCATAcgttttctctgtgtgcttgtggatctcagctgctcctcttgGAACTGTCCTGTTATCATGCCTGGATGAATTTCTCCAGCTGAGAGATGCAGGATGCTAATTATCCCATGACTTAGACTCCAAGATACTTGTGGGCACTGTACTATATGAAATGTTTAGTTCTTGCTGGAAACAAGGTTGGAGCATTGGTTTCTCCTTCCCTTGTTTTCCCCTTGccctcaatttaaaaaaaaaaaaaaaaaaaaaagtctcctaAAGAAATGATTTCTTTATCACTCTCATTCATTTGATTCCTTTTCTGCTGGAAGGAATGGAAATCatacaacaaggaaaaaaaattcaaagcaacCCACCACACTATTAATTCGTGTATGCTTATCCTGAAAAGTTCACTGTAAAAGAATATTTCTTAAGTGAGAGGGACAGTTGAACATCTGCAATGAAAGTGAGAACTTCAAGACTGAATACCTGAAGAAGATATGTGAAGTGGGTtggtttctttctgctctgttttggacGAAATGTCTGGTATACACTTCATACTCTTaaggaagaaatagaaatggaAATTCTAAATAATTTGCTTCCAAAGCCAAGAATAAGGACAAAATAGTCTTAAGTATAAAATAtctctttgcttctgtttttttccagtaagcTAGTAAACCATACACATCCACCAAAAAtggaaacaacatttttaaactaCACACTCATGGACAAGGAAAGACTTATTTCTTCATCAGCTCAGCCATCATTCTGGTTAGTACGTCTTTCACATCTTTATTCCTCAGGCTGTAAATCAGGGGGTTTAACATAGGAGGTATGGCTGTGTATATGAGAGACAGAAATTTCTTAGCATCTTGAGAGTAACTGGCTTTGGGCCGTAAGTAAATCAAGGTCCCACTTCCACAGTACAATGTTACAACAATTAGGTGTGAGGAACAGGTAGAGAAGGTCTTGAGTCTGCCCTCTGCAGAAGAAATCTTCAGGATGCTGGAGATGATGCAGGCATAGGATAccagaatgagaaaaaatggTGTGAAGATGACCAGCACTGTGGCTGTAATGATCTGCTTTTCATATGAAGAGGTGTTAGTGCAGGAGAGCGTGATGAGGGGGGGAATGTCACAGAAGAAGTAGTTAATCTTCTTTGGCCCACAAAATGACAATGTGAACACCCAAGCAGTCTGCACCACAGACACAACATTACCACTGCAGCACGACAGCAGGACCAAGGAATGACAAACTCGGCTGTTCATGGTGATTGCATATCTAAGGGGGTTGCATATGGCCATGTAACGGTCATAGGCCATGGCTGCCAAAAGGTACCATTCAGTGGCTCCTAAGAAAATCAGACAGTAGAGCTGTGTGGCACAGCCCATGTAGGAGATACTCCTGTCCTCTGACAGGAAGTTTACCAGCATCTTGGGAACAACAGTTGATGCTAGGGAAATATCCAGGGAGGACAGGACCCGGAGGAATAAGTACATGGGCATGTGGAGGGTGGGGTGTACTGTAGCCATGAAGATGAGAAGGTTCCCAATGATGGTGATGGTGTAAATTAAGCAGAATGTGCCAAACAGCAAGTGCTGCAGTTCTGGGTGGTTGGACAATCCAGACAGGACAAATTCAGTCAGCAGAGTGTAGTTTCCTGGTTCTGGTCCTTCGGTTGGCTTCATCTGGGAGGAATCAAATGGACGGACTGTCAGAGGGAATCTTGACCGTGGTGCTACAGCCAACTGTTGAAGTGAGGAGTCTCTTGGGAATACCTGGAGAACTGCTGGATTGAAGGGTGCCACTCTAGAGCTGGCTTAGCTGAACAAAGTAAGAAGGCAATGGATGTGCGTGCTGAAAATGTACAATGTTAGTGCACGCTAAGTGTCATAGTTTGGGGTAGTGACCAAGCACACAACTATGAGGAGCTGGTATTAAAGGGTTGGGTCCATTATGGGTGTAGGGTTAATTGTGGTCCCCCCAAATGTCAGGTCTATGGTCCCCGCAGGTGCCATAGGCACCTTCTGCACTGAAGGAAATGTGCAGCTGATAACTGGAACAACCACAGTCCAAAGAAAGCAATAGCATTTTGCTACCTTGGGGAGCAGTGGGCACAGCTCCTCTTAGAAGCACATGCTTGCACTCTGCCAGGACCTAGTCAGACAGCCTTCCCCAGTTGCCAGTGCGACAGAATGACTTCAAAGAGCCCAACTCCAGGGAAAACACACCTAAATGGAGCAAACAGAAGCTGGTAGGGGAAGACGTAATCCAACTCCTGTCACAGGAAGAAACCCCAACTGGCAACTGAAACACCCACAGACCAAAGACAGCGGCACCAAActaaatcaaaccaaaattCTGTCTATAGATAGGCAAAAGAAGAAGGAATAATTAGAGGGAAAGATATCTATGGAGAATGCTGAGAAAGTGTAAAGAGTGAAGTTCAGTATCATCTGCTTCATTAGTCACATTGCCTCATTATCCTGATGAGTTACAGTGTGTGTGGTGCTGACAGGATATTCATGCAGTGCTGTGTCACCCGCAgcagttttgtgttttcttactGCGCAGAATGGGAAACTGATGCACTGAGAGAAGAAATTAGCCTGCCACAGCGGAGAAAGTGGTCGTTATTTCTGCATTCTTCAGACCAGTCACTGGACTACACAAGTAAATCTCAAGGCACAGAATGCATTTTAGCCCCAGAAATGTATCCATACATGGAGTTGGGAGGGAAGCACCTTTTCCACTGTGCATACATGGACCTGGTCAATAGATCACATCACAGAGAGGACACATCTTCAAAACAAGATCAGTGCATACAATCCTACCATGATTCACTCACTCATAGTGACTCAGATTTCTCTTTCTGCTATAACTTCACTCACACAAGATGCCTTTTTTCTGTAGGTTTTCTAACAAGAACGTGAAATGGAAAACTGCAGAACTGGACACCACAGGCGATTTTAACTTACAAGCACAATAAAAAGACTCCTAACATTCTCAGGCATTTAAAGGTCCGATGGATTTAAAAGGAATCTTTCTCCTTTTGATTGTTTCCATTAACATAGAAATGAAAGAACACTGTGTTATTTGAAGCTCCAAATTTTGTGAGATACATCAATATAACCTGTGCAAAACAGAATAGAGAATGACATTAAATATTCCCTGCAGTTTGTAATGCCACCCATTCACACTAGTTTTCTTAACTTGTTCAATCCATGTAGCCAAAGTAGAATCTACCTCATTCTGCTCTTTGATCCCTTATGAAAGTTTTATACTATTGCTTTGGTCATTAGCTGTTAATTAAAGTCAATAAAACTCACAGCAGTCATTATTTTACTGATAAGTTAGTGTTTCATTCTCTAATGCAGAACCCCTTTCAGAAACAACTCTCACTTTGTGTATTCTTGTTTAGTGGCTATAAGAACTTTTAAGTTTTGGTCTTAGTTCTTCCTTGGATTTGCTCTATATATTCACAATAGCATTTTGAAGTAAGTGTCCTACCTTCAGCAGTTCTGCCATCCAGTTCCTCCAAAATGCATCATGCAAATTTCAATAGAAggctttcctttgttttcttaggTTAGGGACAATGTTGGTCTGAAGGCTCCTACAGTCAGCTCACATTGCAGAttgtaaattgtatttttaatgcagatgTTCTCCCACCACAGCTTGAATAACCTGGGAGATTAGCACATGGTATATTCTATAGAACAGAAGGCTATGTTCTATAGAACATAAGGCAAGTTTTCTCCAAAGCACCATAAATGGAATTTACTTGCCCTTCACACAGATATCATAATTCCAGTTGCCAAACATTAGCCTCAtagtagagaagaaaaaaaggaatttgttaAAGTTGTTTTAATTTAGTTGAATTGGATGCAACTGAAAAGGTAGAGATCTTGATGCAtcttttgtgtgcgtgtgtgtgtgtgtgtggcaaaGAGGAGGACAACCAAGCTACCTCTGACACATGACTTACTCCAACATTAAACAGACTGTCTTGAAATCCCTCTTTCCTTTATGGGTGGGGTAGATTTCAGCTGATTTCAGAAATGTCATGGTTGTTCAGAACATAATGGTCCCTTTGTGGGCAATAGGAGGTAACAAGCCAATTATATACTTGTAATAGCAGATGAAATGCTATTTTCAATGGCAAATTTCCCTCCATTGTCTGCAAAGTGGGACCAGAGTGACTCCTTCAGACTTAGGTATACCACATCTTACCTGTCTAACACTGTGAATTGTGAATCCCAAACCAGCTGATGATCACTGCTAActgaaaagttttgaaaaatagctgaaaacatCAAGGGATGTGTGATTCAAAGGACAGAATTAGCCTGATGTAGCCTAGGGCCTTTGTCTAATTGGACTGGACGCCTTTATGGGCACTGCTCTCTCTTGTAGCAGAGGTTTCATTCAGTTCTAGCTACTCACATTTGAATATTCAGTCTTAAGTGACTACTTGTTAACTTTgaatctttctttcctttcctttcctttcctttcctttcctttcctttcctttcctttcctttcctttcctttcctttcctttcctttcctttcctttcctttcctttcctttcctctcctctcctttcctttcctttcctttcctttcctttcctttcctttcctttcctttcctttcctttcctttcctttcctttcctttcctttcctttcttttcctttcctttcctttcctttcctttcctttcctttccttcttcccttcctttcctttccttcttcccttccctttttccttcccttcccttcccttccccaaatAATAGCATCCCCAAATAACAGGCCAAATAATAGTTACATCCCCAAATAATAGTTACATCCCCAAATAATAGTTATATTTGATTTTCCTTATGAAGAAAAACTTAGGACCTTTATTTCTGGTAAACCTGATATATAATTGTACAATTTTAGTTCAAAAAGTCAGGTTCTGACCTTGTAAGTATTGTTCTGAGTctgaattaaagcaaaaaaatctgagGCCTATTATCTAGGGATGCTTATAAATAACATGTAGAGAAGTATAACACCAGTGACTTCAACAGAATTACTAATGTTAAAAATTTCACAAATATGGTTCTGCTATTCCAGTTAAAATACATCTGGACATATCCACAAGGCTGTGTGTTCATGAGAAATACTATTGTCATACTGGTGTGTGTAGTCAAGAATATGCACATATTTGCTGGAAATGCAAAGATGTTCTGTACACCTGTATTTTGAAGTCTGGTCCTGTGCATTCAATTGTATGGGATCCTCATTTAAATTAGATTTGTGTCTATCCTCAAACAGAACTTTACAATGTATAATACTTCATAGTCCTCTGATCTAGTTAGTTTTGGTCAGACTCCGGTGATAGTATTCCAAGATACAATTGACATAAATTTAACATAAAAAGGTACTAGAAACATTTCACCTTGCCATCAAGAGTCCATTTACAATCTATGAAAAAAATAGGCACTGCTAGAAACAATCTGACTTATACCTGACCTTTATCTTAGCATGAAGTGAATGATGCCTTAGTTGTGCCTGTTTTagttggtgctggtgaggccacagctTGAATCCTGGTGTCAGTTTTGGGGCCCTCACTAGAGGAAAGatactgaggtgctggagagagttcagaggagggtgacaaggctggtgaggggctggagcacaagtgtgatgggagcggctgagggagctgggggttcagctggagaacaggagctgaggggagaccttctgatctctgaactgcctgaaaggagcttggagcatggagggggttggtctcccaagtagcaagtgataggacaagaagagaTGGCCTTTAGTTCCACCaaggatgttaggaaaaaatccttcatggaaagggctgtcaggcattggaacaggctgcccagggcagtggtggagtcaccatcctggaggtgtttaaaagatgcatagattaggttcttagggacatggtttagtgttaggtttaggttatggttggactcgatgacttaagggtctcttccaaccaaaatgatttatgattctacaattctatgtttcttttcagtggttATAAAGGAAGTAGGGGATACTACCAAACAAATGAATACCTAGATAACACGTTTCTGAATTTTGAGAGTAACTTCCAGGAAAATACTGAAGGAATTATTATTTACAAGGCCTTGgtcaatgaaaagaaattatatcaAGTGTCAAAAAAGATTATATTGtatcttaagaaaataatgtgTTATTGTGAGAACAGTGAACAACAGGAATAAATTTTTGTAGTTCCAGTCATAGGAGGTAATTAATCAAATGTGTTTCCAATAACATGGAGTTGCACTCTACTGTAAGCAAATGGGAGGAGAGcatctgcatttaaaatacaattagaAAACTGCAGGTTTTTAAGGTCCTGAAAGAGTATAAACTGTGCCCACTGCACCCCAAGGTAGCAAAATGTATGTAATATAACAGATTCAGAGGCAAATTGAGATGAAGACCATGCCCATAGTAGGGATTATTTAAGTGTCaaacagaatcacacagaaattCTTACTGCTgcattgtttttcagtttttcagtttttccctctccttgtttttctaatggaaaggaaggaaggaaggaaggaaggaaggaaggaaggaaggaaggaaggaaggaaggaaggaaggaaggaaggaaagaaagaaagaaagaaagaaagaaagaaagaaagaaagaaagaaagaaagaaagaaagagaaagaaagaaagaaagaaagaaagaaagaaagaaagaaaaagaaagaaaagaaagaatgggAACATCCTTATAACTGCTCAGTTTGTAACTGATCAGCACCTTTACGCACCAGTGTACTGTCATCCATGTACAGCTGTCATCCTTGGAGACTGTTTATACCTCCACCATCCTGCCTAAGATGCTAACCAGCTTCCTGACAGGGGCAGGAGAATGTCTGTTAGTGGCTGTCTTGCACAAAATGTTCTTTGGTTCATTGGGTGCTATTGAATGTTAACTTCTAGCAGCAATATCTTGTGACTGGTATTTGGCAATTACATTACAGAGACCAGATGAACCGTAAGTACTGCCTCTGCCTTGAATCTGTTTCCTGGACAAATGTTTTATGACTGTTGCTATAGTAACATCACTGGTGTCTGCACTAGCTCTAGGCTTGTGAAACACCACCAGGGGTACTGCATCCAGTTATGAAatccccagtacaagaaagacatggacctgttagagcaggtccagagaagggccacaaaaatTATCTGAGGGGTGGAACACCTCTCTTATTAAgaaaggctgggagagttgggattgttcaacctggagaaaatAAGGATCTGGGGAGACTTTATTGGAGCTATTCAATATATTCGGAGGGCTTCTAAAAGGAGTGTGACTTTTTAtcagggcctgtagtgacaggacaaggggcaacaattttaaactgaaagagggtagatttagattggacagaaggaagacattttttacaatgagggtgatgagacactggaacagctTACCAAGAGAATTTATAGATCCCCCATccttggaagtgttcaaagtcAGGTTGGACAGGGTTTTCAGccacctgatctagtgaaagatgtccctgcccagggcagggggctTAGACCAggtgatctttcaaggtcccttccaacacaaaccattgtctgattctatgattctatgaaccttATGTGGCCCCAGTGAAAGAGAGGACTTGTCTCTGATTTCAGCCCTTTGGCAAAACTTTCCTGCAGTGACACCTACTCACTGGCTAGTCCAGCTTTATCTTCACTAGCAACCACAGTCAGTCATACACATGACTTCTTCCCATTGCTGGCACCACAGACTGCTGCACATGCATGTGTACACAGAATAAAGAGCCCCTTACTGTAAAATAGTTGAAGGTGGATTTTatggaggaaataaaaggaaatatgaaGGACAGACTGCAGTGATCAGTGGCAGGACATGGTCAGAAAAATGTACCAAGCAAGTAGCCCCTGCTTACCTGTGAATTCTTCTTTGCATCTCTTTCCCACACTTCTTGTTCCCCATCACTAAATCCCTCCCTTTTGTCA
This DNA window, taken from Caloenas nicobarica isolate bCalNic1 chromosome 24, bCalNic1.hap1, whole genome shotgun sequence, encodes the following:
- the LOC135998034 gene encoding olfactory receptor 10A7-like isoform X1; protein product: MKPTEGPEPGNYTLLTEFVLSGLSNHPELQHLLFGTFCLIYTITIIGNLLIFMATVHPTLHMPMYLFLRVLSSLDISLASTVVPKMLVNFLSEDRSISYMGCATQLYCLIFLGATEWYLLAAMAYDRYMAICNPLRYAITMNSRVCHSLVLLSCCSGNVVSVVQTAWVFTLSFCGPKKINYFFCDIPPLITLSCTNTSSYEKQIITATVLVIFTPFFLILVSYACIISSILKISSAEGRLKTFSTCSSHLIVVTLYCGSGTLIYLRPKASYSQDAKKFLSLIYTAIPPMLNPLIYSLRNKDVKDVLTRMMAELMKK
- the LOC135998034 gene encoding olfactory receptor 10A7-like isoform X2 — protein: MTLRNYTLLTEFVLSGLSNHPELQHLLFGTFCLIYTITIIGNLLIFMATVHPTLHMPMYLFLRVLSSLDISLASTVVPKMLVNFLSEDRSISYMGCATQLYCLIFLGATEWYLLAAMAYDRYMAICNPLRYAITMNSRVCHSLVLLSCCSGNVVSVVQTAWVFTLSFCGPKKINYFFCDIPPLITLSCTNTSSYEKQIITATVLVIFTPFFLILVSYACIISSILKISSAEGRLKTFSTCSSHLIVVTLYCGSGTLIYLRPKASYSQDAKKFLSLIYTAIPPMLNPLIYSLRNKDVKDVLTRMMAELMKK